The following are from one region of the Acidobacteriota bacterium genome:
- the cas7c gene encoding type I-C CRISPR-associated protein Cas7/Csd2, protein MSTILTNRHDFLLLFEVTNGNPNGDPDAGNMPRLDPNTNRGIVSDVCLKRKVRNFIAEFAPARNGNGYGIFIQSGPALERTINEAVDKNNKSAEAAVKWLCREFYDIRTFGGVLSVGNEVMKGSAYGQLRGPVQFTFGQSFHPITPLEISITRCVQTTIKEEDKERTMGNKHIVPYALYAAKGYVSPAFAERTGFTQGDLNLLFEALLHMFEHDRSAARGEMVVRGLYDFEHIGTQGETNAEQNKREARLGCAHAHKLFEGIKVGLKPGREFPQSFDDYEVVCGWSDGNLPKGVKLNKLSEG, encoded by the coding sequence ATGAGCACGATTTTGACCAACCGCCACGATTTTCTTTTGTTGTTCGAAGTGACGAACGGGAATCCGAATGGCGATCCCGACGCGGGCAATATGCCGCGCCTCGATCCAAACACGAACCGCGGCATCGTTTCCGATGTTTGCCTTAAACGCAAAGTTCGCAACTTCATCGCGGAATTCGCCCCCGCGCGCAATGGCAATGGCTACGGCATCTTTATTCAAAGTGGCCCGGCACTCGAACGCACGATCAATGAAGCCGTAGATAAAAACAACAAAAGCGCCGAGGCCGCTGTGAAGTGGCTGTGCCGTGAGTTTTACGACATTCGCACATTCGGGGGTGTGCTGAGTGTGGGAAATGAAGTGATGAAAGGATCGGCTTACGGCCAGCTGCGCGGCCCTGTGCAATTCACTTTCGGCCAATCATTTCATCCAATCACGCCTCTCGAAATTTCAATCACACGCTGTGTGCAAACCACGATCAAGGAAGAAGACAAAGAACGCACGATGGGCAACAAACATATCGTTCCATACGCGCTCTATGCCGCGAAAGGGTATGTCTCGCCTGCCTTTGCCGAGCGCACCGGTTTTACGCAAGGCGATTTGAATCTGTTGTTTGAAGCCTTGCTGCACATGTTCGAACACGACCGTTCGGCGGCGCGGGGGGAGATGGTGGTGCGCGGCTTGTATGACTTTGAACACATCGGCACACAAGGCGAAACCAATGCCGAACAGAACAAACGTGAAGCCCGGCTCGGCTGCGCCCACGCGCATAAGTTGTTTGAAGGCATCAAAGTTGGGTTGAAACCAGGCCGCGAGTTCCCACAATCCTTCGATGATTACGAGGTAGTTTGCGGATGGTCTGATGGAAATCTGCCGAAAGGCGTGAAGCTGAATAAGCTCAGCGAAGGATAA
- the cas4 gene encoding CRISPR-associated protein Cas4, with the protein MNVVDDGLEPVSISALNQFVFCPRRCALMHVEGIWQDNQHTVVGSLLHEHADAPGYETGEGVTVLRALPLHSARHGLAGKADIVELCDGVPAPVEYKKGKRRRFDNDDIQLCAQGFCLEEMFACEVPVGFIYHAASKRRREVIFDWQLRQETERTIQAVRELLASAKIPPAELKPRCDGCSLRGVCLPELTSVKAGEDSYRQQLWAA; encoded by the coding sequence ATGAACGTCGTAGATGACGGGCTGGAGCCGGTTTCAATTTCGGCGCTGAATCAATTCGTCTTTTGCCCGCGGCGCTGCGCATTGATGCACGTCGAAGGCATCTGGCAGGACAACCAGCACACCGTCGTCGGTTCCCTGCTCCACGAACATGCGGACGCGCCGGGGTATGAAACCGGCGAAGGCGTCACCGTATTGCGCGCGTTGCCATTGCATTCGGCTCGGCATGGATTGGCGGGCAAAGCCGATATTGTCGAATTGTGCGACGGCGTTCCGGCTCCGGTGGAATACAAAAAAGGCAAACGGCGGCGGTTCGACAACGACGATATTCAGTTGTGCGCGCAAGGCTTCTGTCTGGAAGAAATGTTTGCCTGCGAAGTGCCCGTCGGATTCATTTACCACGCCGCCAGCAAACGGCGGCGCGAAGTGATTTTCGATTGGCAGTTGCGGCAGGAAACCGAGCGCACAATCCAGGCCGTGCGGGAATTGCTGGCTTCGGCAAAGATTCCGCCAGCCGAATTGAAACCGCGTTGCGACGGGTGCAGTTTGCGCGGCGTGTGTTTGCCGGAACTGACTTCAGTGAAGGCTGGCGAAGACAGTTACCGGCAACAGCTTTGGGCGGCATAA
- the cas1c gene encoding type I-C CRISPR-associated endonuclease Cas1, giving the protein MEIKQNTLYLTTEGSYVSRDHLTLRVEIEKQTRLAVPIHHLESVCVFGNRIQLSPHALQLCWEHGVAVNYLSETGYLLGRWEAVPNTSVMLRRAQYRAADDLPKAASIARQCVAGKLQNSRQSLLRSARETATADERERLQSAAEEIAVLLRRLERMDFEPEDSNAEICNPQSAFRNRMDSIRGYEGQGANLYFEVFELHLKQQREDFAFAKRSRRPPLDAMNCLLSYLYALLRHDCIAALTCTGLDPFVGYLHVERPNRPALALDLMEEFRPWMADRLAITLINRKQVTVDDFEFREGGAVEFTKAGRKAVIAAYQTRKQDILTHPLLNQEFRVGQLMLVQARILARHLRGDLAEYLPFVPR; this is encoded by the coding sequence ATGGAAATCAAACAGAACACTTTGTACCTGACCACGGAAGGCAGCTACGTTTCGCGCGACCATCTGACGTTGCGCGTGGAAATCGAAAAGCAGACGCGGTTGGCCGTTCCGATTCATCATCTGGAATCGGTGTGCGTGTTTGGCAACCGCATTCAACTCAGCCCGCACGCATTGCAATTGTGTTGGGAACACGGCGTTGCGGTAAATTATCTGAGCGAAACCGGATATTTACTGGGACGTTGGGAAGCCGTCCCCAACACCAGCGTAATGTTGCGGCGCGCGCAATACCGGGCAGCGGATGATTTGCCGAAAGCCGCCTCTATCGCCCGGCAATGTGTTGCCGGAAAGCTGCAAAATTCGCGGCAAAGTTTGTTGCGTTCCGCGCGCGAAACCGCAACCGCCGACGAACGGGAACGGTTGCAATCGGCGGCAGAAGAAATCGCCGTCTTACTTCGGCGGTTGGAGCGGATGGATTTCGAGCCGGAAGATTCCAACGCCGAAATTTGCAATCCACAATCGGCATTCCGTAATCGAATGGACAGCATTCGCGGATACGAAGGCCAGGGCGCAAATCTGTATTTCGAAGTGTTCGAGTTGCATTTGAAACAACAGCGTGAAGATTTTGCGTTCGCCAAACGTTCGCGCCGCCCGCCGCTGGACGCCATGAACTGTTTGCTGTCTTATCTGTACGCGTTGTTGCGACACGATTGCATCGCAGCGTTGACGTGCACGGGGTTGGACCCGTTTGTCGGATATTTGCATGTCGAACGTCCGAATCGCCCGGCATTGGCCTTGGACCTGATGGAAGAATTCCGCCCCTGGATGGCCGACCGATTGGCCATCACGTTGATCAATCGCAAACAGGTGACGGTGGACGATTTCGAATTTCGCGAAGGCGGCGCGGTCGAATTCACCAAAGCGGGACGAAAAGCGGTTATCGCGGCCTATCAAACTCGCAAACAAGACATATTGACGCATCCGTTATTGAACCAGGAATTTCGCGTCGGGCAATTGATGCTGGTACAGGCGCGAATTCTGGCCCGGCATTTACGCGGCGATTTGGCGGAGTATTTGCCCTTCGTGCCGCGCTGA
- the cas2 gene encoding CRISPR-associated endonuclease Cas2: MLVLITYDVSTVTKAGARRLRRIARACLDYGQRVQNSVFECRVDQKNWVLLRDRLLSEMDPKQDSLRFYFLESDTVIEHFGTKAITDLESPLIF, translated from the coding sequence ATGTTGGTGCTGATTACCTACGACGTATCCACTGTGACCAAGGCCGGCGCCAGACGGTTGCGCCGCATCGCGCGGGCTTGCCTGGATTACGGACAGCGCGTTCAGAACTCTGTGTTTGAATGTCGCGTAGATCAAAAAAACTGGGTCTTGTTGCGCGATCGTTTGCTCAGTGAAATGGACCCCAAACAAGATTCGTTGCGGTTTTATTTCCTGGAATCAGACACCGTCATTGAACATTTCGGCACGAAAGCAATCACCGATCTGGAATCGCCCCTGATCTTTTGA